In Gordonia iterans, the following proteins share a genomic window:
- a CDS encoding DUF3662 and FHA domain-containing protein encodes MGLLDRIERKLESAVDGGFARVFGGQVAPQEIENNLQRSAEASAEDLGDGATLVANSYTVVLSGSDLAHVSEEYELNRKIFSRHLEDFIRDNGWQTYGPVVVEFDQVPSLHTGQFRTQGVVDPDARPRPVPSRPEPTPPTESPSQGAPDMTNPPGNDGQYPGQGYGQQGGYDPYGQQQPAYDPQQGYDQQQGYDQQGYAQQPYDQGQQGYDQQAYGQQPAGYDQQGYAPQGYDQQGYSQQGYDQQGYAQPAGYDQGYGQQPGYGAQGYDQGYGQQGYDQQQGYDQQGYAQPAADPYAQPAADPYAQPAVDPYAQPQGYDQGYGQQGYAQPGYEQPAYDAAPQGYDQPAAYDQTAYAQPGLGQPGPGGAQAPAAITLILEDGSNRTYALRPGSNVIGRGQDAQFRLPDTGVSRRHVDVSWDGQTAMLQDLHSTNGTTVNGMAVTSWKLADNDRIRLGHSDITVRFQ; translated from the coding sequence GTGGGCCTGCTGGACCGCATCGAGCGCAAGCTCGAGTCCGCCGTCGACGGCGGATTCGCGCGTGTCTTCGGGGGTCAGGTGGCGCCGCAGGAGATCGAGAACAATCTCCAGCGCTCGGCCGAGGCCTCGGCGGAAGACCTCGGCGACGGCGCGACCCTCGTCGCCAACAGCTACACGGTGGTCCTCAGCGGATCGGACCTCGCACACGTCAGCGAAGAGTATGAACTCAATCGTAAGATCTTTTCCCGCCACCTCGAAGACTTCATTCGGGACAATGGATGGCAGACCTACGGGCCGGTCGTCGTAGAGTTCGATCAGGTGCCGTCGCTGCACACCGGGCAGTTCCGGACCCAGGGCGTCGTCGATCCAGACGCCAGACCACGACCGGTGCCGTCCCGACCAGAACCGACCCCGCCAACCGAAAGCCCCAGTCAAGGAGCCCCCGACATGACCAATCCCCCCGGAAACGACGGCCAGTACCCCGGACAGGGCTACGGCCAGCAGGGTGGCTACGACCCGTACGGACAGCAGCAGCCTGCGTACGACCCCCAGCAGGGGTACGACCAGCAGCAGGGCTACGACCAGCAGGGCTACGCACAACAGCCGTACGACCAGGGCCAGCAGGGCTACGACCAGCAGGCGTACGGCCAGCAGCCCGCCGGCTACGACCAGCAGGGCTACGCGCCGCAGGGGTACGACCAGCAGGGCTACAGCCAGCAGGGATACGACCAGCAGGGCTACGCACAGCCCGCCGGCTACGACCAGGGCTACGGCCAGCAGCCCGGCTACGGCGCGCAGGGCTACGACCAGGGTTACGGCCAGCAGGGGTACGACCAGCAGCAGGGGTACGACCAGCAGGGCTACGCGCAGCCCGCTGCCGATCCGTACGCCCAGCCGGCCGCCGATCCCTACGCGCAGCCCGCCGTGGATCCGTACGCACAGCCGCAGGGCTACGACCAGGGGTACGGCCAGCAGGGCTATGCGCAGCCGGGCTACGAGCAGCCCGCGTACGACGCCGCACCCCAGGGTTACGACCAGCCCGCCGCCTACGACCAGACCGCCTACGCGCAGCCGGGTCTGGGTCAGCCGGGCCCCGGCGGCGCTCAGGCGCCGGCGGCCATCACCCTGATCCTGGAGGACGGCAGCAACCGCACGTACGCGCTGCGCCCGGGATCCAACGTGATCGGGCGCGGCCAGGATGCGCAGTTCCGCCTGCCCGACACCGGCGTCTCGCGCCGGCACGTCGACGTGAGCTGGGACGGGCAGACCGCGATGCTCCAGGACCTGCACTCCACCAACGGCACCACCGTCAACGGAATGGCCGTGACGAGCTGGAAACTCGCCGACAACGACAGGATCCGGCTCGGGCATTCCGACATCACCGTCAGGTTCCAGTAG
- a CDS encoding thiamine pyrophosphate-binding protein, whose protein sequence is MSRTEPTIAERIVERLAGLGVHTLFGVHGANAEDVFDAAVRHRGIRPVIAKHEFGAGAMADGLARISGGPTAVLTTSGGGALNLVPALGESYDSRVPVLAIIGSAPRATVGRGGFQDMLDPPDTIDLPAILSGVVGCCRIVDHPADVDAAFDEAAACLNRGMPAALVVPKDVQAAVAPDVLRPRVLTGSAPPTTTGESLAGRPSTAASRPPCRRCGSLERGRQLETRVPVGDGVPGRNEGARHPGHVLAPSVKGARTRQGCRAPSPRIDRTAVLIQE, encoded by the coding sequence GTGAGCCGGACCGAGCCGACGATCGCCGAGCGAATCGTCGAGCGTCTCGCCGGACTCGGCGTGCACACCCTCTTCGGCGTGCACGGCGCCAACGCCGAGGACGTGTTCGACGCCGCGGTGCGCCATCGCGGAATCCGCCCCGTCATCGCCAAGCACGAGTTCGGCGCGGGCGCCATGGCCGACGGGCTCGCTCGGATCAGCGGCGGACCGACCGCTGTGCTGACCACCTCCGGCGGCGGGGCGCTCAACCTGGTGCCGGCGCTCGGCGAGTCGTACGACAGCCGCGTGCCCGTCCTCGCGATCATCGGCAGCGCGCCGCGGGCGACCGTGGGGCGCGGCGGATTTCAGGACATGCTCGACCCTCCGGACACCATCGACCTGCCGGCGATCCTGTCCGGGGTGGTCGGTTGCTGCCGCATCGTCGACCATCCCGCAGACGTCGACGCGGCGTTCGACGAAGCGGCCGCCTGCCTGAACCGGGGCATGCCCGCAGCCCTCGTCGTCCCCAAAGACGTCCAGGCAGCCGTCGCACCGGACGTCCTTCGACCGCGTGTCCTCACCGGCTCCGCCCCGCCGACGACCACCGGCGAGTCCCTCGCTGGTCGCCCTTCAACCGCGGCGTCGAGACCACCCTGCCGACGATGCGGCAGCCTGGAGAGAGGGCGCCAGTTGGAGACGAGGGTGCCAGTTGGAGACGGGGTGCCCGGCCGAAACGAGGGTGCCCGGCACCCCGGGCACGTTCTGGCACCGTCAGTCAAGGGTGCCAGAACGAGACAAGGGTGCCGGGCACCCTCGCCTCGGATAGACCGGACCGCAGTTCTGATTCAGGAGTGA
- a CDS encoding GMC family oxidoreductase N-terminal domain-containing protein: MQQSRSETSQVSRRAFLRGALGTSAVVAGAAAIGTLGASPAAAQPGGPTAIVIGSGFGGAVAALRLGRAGIRTTVFERGRRWPIRKDGNTFATFDNPDKRAAWFSDTAGISSSMQVPVERYPGVLETVKGNGIESVHGAGVGGGSLVFGAFSAQPDKADFDEVFPGGTGYDELARVYFPRARKMLDATGLPRDILATPNYTGARTWLNTIARYGAEPAFPDFSVNWDVVRRELAGKARPGVSVGDLSYGVNSGAKNSVDRNYLPAAEATGNVVVKAMHEVFDIRPRSRKKGFVVRARLIDDKRRTLRTVTAEADYVFMAAGSFHTTSLLVRARAQGALPALSGKIGDGFGGNGDFLIVRTNLRDAQGPRQGGPGYARIRDDRLPGGPAAMIYQAAPLPAPLGGAALTHLIQVHTDERGTIDYVHGTRGTELNYPFREGTSVLDRRANVFARHFHQRTEVRHGTPHNGLVISSRAAGFGSGATFHGLGGVAVGQGANAGGSVKGYDNLFVVDGAFCPGAVGLVNPSLTITALAERTMDRFLASIGR; this comes from the coding sequence GTGCAACAATCTCGCTCAGAAACCTCCCAGGTTTCCCGCCGCGCCTTCCTCCGCGGCGCCCTCGGAACGTCCGCCGTCGTCGCCGGTGCCGCAGCGATCGGCACGCTCGGCGCATCACCCGCGGCGGCACAGCCCGGCGGCCCGACCGCCATCGTGATCGGCAGCGGCTTCGGCGGTGCGGTCGCCGCACTCCGCCTCGGACGCGCGGGCATCCGCACCACCGTCTTCGAGCGCGGGCGCCGCTGGCCGATCCGCAAGGACGGAAACACCTTCGCCACCTTCGACAACCCCGACAAGAGGGCCGCGTGGTTCTCCGACACCGCGGGAATCTCCAGCTCGATGCAGGTGCCGGTGGAGCGCTACCCCGGCGTCCTGGAGACCGTCAAGGGCAACGGCATCGAATCGGTGCACGGAGCCGGCGTCGGCGGCGGATCCCTGGTGTTCGGCGCCTTCTCCGCGCAGCCGGACAAAGCCGACTTCGACGAGGTGTTCCCCGGCGGGACCGGGTACGACGAACTCGCGCGTGTCTACTTCCCGCGGGCCCGGAAGATGCTCGATGCGACCGGCCTCCCGCGGGACATCCTCGCCACGCCGAACTACACCGGCGCGCGCACGTGGCTGAACACCATCGCCCGCTACGGGGCCGAGCCCGCCTTCCCCGACTTCTCGGTGAACTGGGACGTCGTCCGCCGCGAGCTCGCCGGCAAGGCGCGACCCGGCGTGAGCGTCGGCGACCTCTCCTACGGCGTGAACAGCGGCGCCAAGAACTCCGTCGACCGCAACTACCTCCCCGCCGCCGAAGCCACCGGCAACGTCGTCGTCAAAGCCATGCACGAGGTCTTCGACATCCGGCCCCGCAGCCGGAAGAAGGGTTTCGTGGTGCGGGCCCGTCTCATCGACGACAAGCGCCGCACCCTGCGCACGGTGACCGCCGAAGCCGACTACGTCTTCATGGCCGCGGGCTCCTTCCACACCACGTCCCTGCTGGTGCGCGCCCGAGCCCAGGGTGCGCTGCCGGCCCTCTCCGGCAAGATCGGCGACGGCTTCGGCGGCAACGGCGACTTCCTCATCGTCCGCACCAACCTGCGCGACGCTCAGGGTCCCCGCCAGGGCGGGCCAGGCTACGCCCGCATTCGCGACGACCGGCTCCCCGGCGGGCCCGCCGCGATGATCTACCAGGCCGCACCGCTTCCCGCTCCGCTCGGCGGCGCGGCCCTCACGCACCTGATCCAGGTGCACACCGACGAGCGCGGCACCATCGACTACGTCCACGGCACCCGCGGAACCGAACTGAACTACCCGTTCCGCGAAGGGACCAGCGTCCTGGACCGTCGTGCCAACGTCTTCGCCAGGCACTTCCATCAGAGAACCGAGGTGCGTCACGGCACACCGCACAACGGCCTCGTGATCTCTTCTCGCGCAGCCGGATTCGGGTCTGGGGCCACATTCCACGGGCTCGGCGGCGTGGCCGTCGGTCAGGGCGCGAACGCCGGCGGTTCGGTGAAGGGCTACGACAACCTGTTCGTCGTGGACGGCGCCTTCTGCCCGGGCGCGGTCGGACTGGTCAACCCTTCGCTGACCATCACGGCGCTGGCGGAGCGCACCATGGACCGGTTCCTGGCCAGCATCGGCCGGTGA
- a CDS encoding TetR/AcrR family transcriptional regulator, whose amino-acid sequence MTIDSGREQDTKAGVRERLLHSAIVLLRSRGADGFGMTELLDSSAVARRSMYQHFPRGKAQLLEAAAAEAGARIGAELDAVLAAHPPVEALALWVEQWKHALTASDYRFGCPLAAATQAAQEYPAAAAAAARAFAGFTDRIAAAFVRSGFGDDAARSAARVMVSGVEGAIITAQSLRTVAPLDDLVAHARRHLTSPLA is encoded by the coding sequence GTGACCATTGATTCCGGCCGAGAGCAGGACACGAAAGCCGGTGTCCGCGAACGACTTCTGCACTCGGCGATCGTGCTGCTGCGCAGTCGCGGAGCGGATGGATTCGGAATGACCGAACTGCTCGACAGCAGCGCCGTCGCCCGTCGTTCGATGTATCAGCACTTTCCCCGCGGCAAGGCCCAACTGCTCGAGGCCGCCGCGGCCGAGGCCGGTGCGCGAATCGGCGCCGAACTCGACGCGGTGCTGGCCGCGCATCCGCCGGTCGAGGCGCTCGCCCTGTGGGTGGAGCAGTGGAAGCACGCGCTGACGGCCAGCGACTACCGGTTCGGCTGTCCACTCGCCGCCGCGACGCAGGCCGCCCAGGAGTATCCGGCCGCCGCCGCGGCCGCCGCCCGCGCCTTCGCCGGGTTCACCGACCGGATCGCCGCAGCGTTCGTCCGGTCCGGATTCGGCGACGACGCGGCCCGCTCGGCCGCGCGGGTCATGGTGAGCGGAGTCGAAGGCGCGATCATCACCGCGCAGAGCCTGCGCACCGTCGCCCCGCTCGACGACCTCGTCGCGCACGCACGCCGCCATCTCACGTCGCCTCTCGCCTGA
- a CDS encoding thioesterase family protein: MSHVFDEAISVRRTDDVFHATTHPAYSNMVGPFGGITAATVVHALQQHPDTLGEPLAVTINYTAPIADGDWDLFTSAVRTNRTNQHWVFRIEQHGDIVSTGTAVFGLHRPTWSNTEAQPPTAPPVEEIEPLEFPEFIAWARNYDKRFVTGGLDAGASDDSTSTLWIRDAPERPLDYPALMSITDSFYPRVFLRHGTYMPAGTISLTTYFHATPGELSEHGTAHLLATASAARFAGGHYDQHGRVWSVPGEGEPVLLASTHQLVYFKNPQPQE, translated from the coding sequence ATGAGCCATGTATTCGACGAGGCGATCTCGGTCCGGCGCACGGACGACGTCTTCCACGCCACCACCCATCCGGCCTACTCCAACATGGTCGGACCGTTCGGCGGAATCACCGCGGCGACGGTCGTCCACGCCCTCCAGCAGCACCCGGACACGCTCGGCGAACCGCTGGCCGTGACCATCAACTACACGGCGCCGATCGCCGACGGCGACTGGGATCTGTTCACCAGCGCGGTGCGCACCAACCGCACCAACCAGCACTGGGTGTTCCGCATCGAGCAGCACGGCGACATCGTCTCGACCGGCACCGCGGTGTTCGGTCTGCATCGTCCTACCTGGTCGAACACCGAAGCCCAGCCGCCGACCGCGCCGCCGGTGGAAGAGATCGAACCGCTGGAGTTCCCGGAGTTCATCGCGTGGGCGCGCAACTACGACAAGCGGTTCGTGACCGGCGGGCTCGACGCCGGTGCGAGCGACGACTCGACGTCGACGCTGTGGATCCGCGATGCGCCGGAGCGTCCGCTCGACTACCCCGCCCTGATGTCGATCACCGACAGCTTCTATCCGCGCGTGTTTCTGCGGCACGGGACGTACATGCCGGCCGGCACCATTTCGCTGACCACGTACTTCCACGCCACGCCGGGGGAACTCTCCGAGCACGGCACCGCCCATCTGCTGGCGACAGCGAGCGCCGCCCGGTTCGCCGGCGGGCACTACGACCAGCACGGCCGGGTCTGGAGTGTTCCCGGCGAGGGCGAGCCGGTCCTGCTGGCGTCGACGCATCAATTGGTCTACTTCAAGAACCCGCAGCCGCAGGAGTAA
- a CDS encoding class I adenylate-forming enzyme family protein, which yields MTPGTYFAWESADRGDAPCIRDDALDLTYAEFAARVDAAAEQLQSLGVGRGDVVATFLPNRVELVVTLMAAWRLRAVGTPVNPGFTDAEAEYQLRDSCTSVVVAETPIGDRDARTLLLVDDLAAAPSPGWMPPQPPTEADDALLIYTSGSTGRPKGVLLGHDNLHFFARSSAEFFGHGPDTHALLILPLFHSNAINVSVLAPLAVGGQVSITGRFSAGRFFDDVARLRPTFFSAVPAVYAMLVAKGEVPSGALDSLRFAICGAAPISRELLDRTEQTFGIPIVEGYGLTEATCASCCNPIDGPRKLGTVGPALPGQTVRVVGPDGREVPVGERGEVLIAGPAVMRGYLNRPEATAEAVVDGWLHTGDVGVLDEDGYLRIVDRIKDMIIRGGENVYPKEIEIALAGHDAVLECAVVGAPDPVLGEVPVAFVVTYPDLPVTAEELAEFVQPQLAKVKWPQHVHLVEALPRNPVGKVDKPGLRGRLRAPA from the coding sequence GTGACACCGGGAACCTACTTCGCCTGGGAGTCTGCCGACCGCGGCGACGCCCCCTGCATCCGCGACGACGCGCTCGACCTGACCTACGCCGAGTTCGCCGCACGCGTCGACGCCGCCGCAGAGCAGCTGCAGTCGCTGGGCGTCGGTCGCGGCGACGTGGTGGCGACCTTTCTGCCGAACCGCGTCGAACTGGTCGTCACCCTGATGGCCGCGTGGCGACTGCGGGCGGTGGGCACTCCGGTCAACCCCGGTTTCACCGATGCCGAAGCCGAGTACCAGCTGCGCGATTCGTGCACGTCGGTCGTCGTCGCGGAGACGCCGATCGGCGACCGTGACGCACGGACCCTTCTCCTGGTCGACGATCTGGCCGCCGCCCCGTCGCCCGGCTGGATGCCCCCGCAGCCGCCGACCGAGGCCGACGACGCGTTGCTGATCTACACCTCCGGCTCCACCGGCCGCCCCAAAGGGGTGCTTCTCGGACACGACAACCTGCACTTCTTCGCGCGCAGCTCCGCCGAGTTCTTCGGGCACGGGCCCGACACCCACGCCCTGCTGATCCTCCCGCTGTTCCACTCCAACGCCATCAACGTCAGCGTGCTGGCGCCGCTCGCGGTCGGCGGGCAGGTCAGCATCACCGGCCGCTTCTCGGCGGGCCGGTTCTTCGACGACGTCGCCCGCCTGCGGCCCACCTTCTTCTCGGCCGTCCCCGCCGTCTACGCGATGCTCGTCGCCAAGGGCGAGGTTCCCAGCGGCGCGCTGGACTCACTCCGCTTCGCGATCTGCGGCGCCGCGCCGATCTCCCGGGAACTGCTGGACAGGACCGAGCAGACCTTCGGGATCCCGATCGTGGAGGGCTACGGCCTGACCGAGGCGACGTGCGCGTCCTGCTGCAATCCGATCGACGGCCCCCGCAAGCTCGGCACCGTCGGACCCGCGCTGCCGGGCCAGACGGTGCGCGTCGTCGGTCCGGACGGGCGAGAGGTTCCCGTCGGCGAGCGCGGCGAAGTGCTGATCGCCGGACCCGCGGTGATGCGCGGATACTTGAACCGTCCGGAGGCGACCGCAGAGGCGGTCGTCGACGGCTGGCTGCACACGGGCGACGTCGGGGTGCTCGACGAGGACGGCTATCTGAGGATCGTCGACCGCATCAAGGACATGATCATCCGCGGCGGCGAGAACGTCTATCCCAAGGAGATCGAGATCGCGCTCGCCGGCCACGACGCCGTTCTGGAGTGCGCGGTGGTCGGCGCGCCCGATCCGGTGCTCGGCGAGGTGCCCGTGGCCTTCGTGGTCACCTATCCGGACCTGCCGGTCACCGCAGAGGAGCTCGCCGAGTTCGTCCAGCCGCAGCTCGCAAAGGTCAAGTGGCCCCAGCACGTTCACCTCGTCGAGGCGTTGCCCCGGAACCCGGTGGGCAAGGTCGACAAACCGGGACTGCGCGGTCGGCTGCGCGCCCCGGCCTGA
- a CDS encoding DUF3556 domain-containing protein, translated as MGFTEGDFPPVDPPVFLEQPLRDRVRTLATHWAEYGFGTPKMVHTIYLMKVGLVYIVAGWCLAALTSGMNPLHLGEIWNQPIVYQKILLWTVFLESVGIAGSWGPLAGKFSPMTGGILFWARPGTLRMAPWPDKVPGTGGDTRTVVDVAIYLLFLVNILVAIVLPGWTGANGVPAWVNEHGLVDPAVLYSLIVLWLLLGLRDKVAFLASRAEQYLPAVIFFAFLPILTGFASMIIAAKLLIVIVWVGAGVSKIGYHFTNVIPPMVSNTPWLTIKSAKRMNYRDFPKDLRPSHSASLTGHVLGTLVEIVAPLILLFSTSKWLTLAMVVLMVCFHLFIFSTFPLAVPLEWNILFAYLTIFLFWGFPNQNGYAPWDFDPAWGLAVIAVLLLILPVLGNLRPDLVSFLPSLRQYAGNWASALWAFAPGAEQKLNGQAVVRPTVNNVNQLEKTYPADIAEITMQQTIAWRAMHSQGRGLYSLLYRELGEDRIGEYTIREAEFACNSLLGFNFGDGHFHNWRLIEALQKRCDFAPGEFTVVWVESQPIHKTTQEYMVIDAALGILERGTWDVRDAVAEQPWLPNGPIPVEVAWRRANAPRLSGVR; from the coding sequence ATGGGTTTCACAGAAGGCGACTTCCCGCCGGTCGATCCACCGGTGTTCCTCGAGCAACCGCTTCGGGACCGGGTCCGCACCCTCGCCACGCATTGGGCCGAGTACGGCTTCGGCACGCCGAAGATGGTGCACACGATCTATCTGATGAAGGTGGGCCTGGTGTACATCGTGGCGGGCTGGTGCCTCGCCGCGCTGACCTCCGGAATGAATCCTCTGCACCTCGGCGAGATCTGGAATCAGCCGATCGTGTATCAGAAGATCCTGCTCTGGACCGTGTTCCTGGAATCGGTGGGCATCGCCGGCTCGTGGGGTCCGCTGGCCGGGAAGTTCTCGCCGATGACCGGCGGCATCCTGTTCTGGGCACGCCCGGGCACCCTCCGCATGGCGCCGTGGCCGGACAAGGTCCCGGGAACCGGCGGCGACACCCGCACCGTCGTCGACGTCGCGATTTACCTGCTGTTCCTGGTGAACATCCTGGTCGCGATCGTTCTTCCGGGCTGGACCGGCGCGAACGGCGTTCCCGCCTGGGTCAACGAGCACGGGTTGGTCGACCCGGCGGTCCTGTATTCGCTGATCGTGCTCTGGTTGTTGCTCGGCCTGCGCGACAAGGTCGCTTTCCTGGCTTCACGTGCCGAGCAGTACCTTCCGGCGGTGATCTTTTTCGCGTTCCTGCCGATCCTGACGGGTTTCGCGAGCATGATCATCGCCGCGAAGCTGCTCATCGTGATCGTGTGGGTCGGTGCGGGCGTCTCCAAGATCGGCTACCACTTCACCAACGTCATCCCGCCGATGGTGTCGAACACCCCGTGGCTCACGATCAAATCGGCCAAGCGGATGAACTACCGCGACTTCCCGAAAGACCTGCGCCCGAGCCACTCGGCCTCGCTCACCGGTCACGTCCTGGGCACACTCGTCGAGATCGTCGCACCGCTGATTCTGCTGTTCTCGACGAGCAAGTGGCTGACTCTGGCCATGGTGGTGCTGATGGTCTGCTTCCACCTGTTCATCTTCTCGACGTTCCCGCTGGCGGTGCCGCTCGAGTGGAACATCCTGTTCGCCTATCTGACGATCTTCCTGTTCTGGGGCTTCCCGAATCAGAACGGCTACGCCCCGTGGGACTTCGACCCGGCCTGGGGCCTGGCGGTGATCGCCGTGCTGCTGTTGATCCTTCCGGTGCTGGGCAACCTGCGGCCCGATCTGGTCTCGTTCTTGCCGTCCCTGCGGCAGTACGCGGGCAACTGGGCGTCGGCGCTGTGGGCGTTCGCTCCGGGGGCCGAGCAGAAGCTCAACGGTCAGGCAGTGGTCCGCCCGACGGTGAACAATGTGAACCAGCTGGAGAAGACCTACCCGGCGGACATCGCCGAGATCACCATGCAGCAGACCATCGCGTGGCGTGCCATGCACAGTCAGGGCCGTGGCCTCTATTCGCTGCTCTACCGGGAACTGGGCGAGGACCGGATCGGCGAGTACACCATTCGCGAAGCGGAGTTCGCCTGCAACTCGCTGCTGGGATTCAACTTCGGCGACGGTCACTTCCACAACTGGCGGCTGATCGAGGCTCTGCAGAAGCGCTGTGACTTCGCTCCGGGCGAGTTCACGGTGGTATGGGTGGAGTCCCAACCCATCCACAAGACGACCCAGGAGTACATGGTGATCGACGCGGCCCTCGGCATCCTCGAGCGCGGTACCTGGGACGTCCGGGATGCGGTGGCGGAGCAGCCGTGGCTCCCGAACGGCCCCATCCCGGTCGAGGTCGCCTGGCGCCGGGCGAACGCCCCACGACTGTCGGGCGTCCGGTAA
- a CDS encoding phytoene desaturase family protein, translating to MTTAIVVGGGPNGLAAGLQLARHGVDVTVLEAADEIGGGAKSGELGVPGLIHDYCSAFHPLGVGSPFWREVGLDRHGLEWAWPEIDCAHPLDDGSAGLLHRSIEQTAAGLGADGRRWLLAFGDLVSGFDQIAPDLLRPVVNVPRHPFRLAAFGPRALLPATWLARFFTTPQARALFGGVAAHAFHRLDRPMTASLGMMITASGHRFGWPVAVGGSGAITRAAAAALTRAGGRIETGVTVVDRSQLPDADIVMLDLSAAQVLALFGDRMPTRIAKAYGRYRVGSSAFKVDFAIRGDVPWRNRETAAAGTVHLGGDLAEIAYTEKQRAAGVMVDNPFVLVGQQYVADASRSNGDVNPIWSYAHVPAGYTGDATEAVIRQIERFAPGFRDQIVWSESRGTVALERYNANYAGGDIIGGANTGVQMLLRPRPALDPYATGVDGVYICSQSAPPGAGIHGLCGYHAATTALRRAGIVAG from the coding sequence ATGACCACCGCGATCGTCGTCGGCGGCGGGCCCAACGGGCTCGCCGCCGGCCTGCAACTCGCGCGTCACGGTGTGGACGTGACCGTCCTGGAGGCGGCGGACGAGATCGGCGGCGGCGCAAAGTCCGGCGAGCTCGGCGTGCCCGGTCTGATCCACGACTACTGCTCGGCGTTCCATCCGCTGGGCGTCGGTTCGCCGTTCTGGCGGGAGGTCGGCCTGGACCGTCACGGCCTGGAATGGGCGTGGCCGGAGATCGATTGCGCGCATCCGCTCGACGACGGATCGGCGGGTCTGCTTCATCGGTCGATCGAGCAGACCGCCGCCGGGCTGGGCGCCGACGGGCGACGGTGGCTGCTGGCATTCGGCGACCTGGTGTCCGGTTTCGACCAGATCGCTCCCGACCTCCTGCGTCCGGTGGTGAACGTGCCCCGGCACCCGTTCCGGCTCGCCGCGTTCGGTCCCCGGGCGCTGCTGCCGGCGACCTGGCTGGCGCGCTTCTTCACCACCCCGCAGGCGCGGGCTCTGTTCGGCGGAGTGGCGGCGCACGCATTCCACCGACTGGACCGTCCGATGACCGCATCGCTCGGCATGATGATCACCGCGAGCGGGCACCGGTTCGGCTGGCCGGTCGCAGTCGGCGGCTCCGGGGCCATCACCCGGGCTGCCGCTGCGGCGCTGACCCGGGCCGGCGGCCGGATCGAGACCGGTGTGACCGTCGTTGATCGATCGCAGCTCCCGGATGCCGACATCGTGATGCTGGATCTGTCTGCAGCGCAGGTGCTCGCACTCTTCGGTGATCGCATGCCGACGCGCATCGCCAAGGCGTACGGCCGGTATCGGGTCGGGTCCTCGGCCTTCAAGGTCGACTTCGCGATCCGGGGCGACGTGCCCTGGCGCAATCGGGAGACCGCCGCCGCGGGCACCGTGCATCTCGGCGGCGATCTGGCCGAGATCGCCTACACGGAGAAGCAGCGGGCCGCCGGTGTGATGGTGGACAACCCCTTTGTCCTGGTGGGGCAGCAGTACGTCGCCGACGCGAGTCGCAGCAACGGTGACGTGAATCCGATCTGGTCGTACGCGCACGTGCCCGCCGGCTACACCGGAGATGCCACCGAAGCGGTGATCCGGCAGATCGAACGCTTCGCCCCGGGCTTTCGCGATCAGATCGTCTGGTCGGAGTCGCGGGGGACCGTCGCACTGGAGCGGTACAACGCCAACTACGCCGGTGGGGACATCATCGGGGGTGCCAACACCGGCGTGCAGATGCTGCTTCGGCCGCGGCCCGCGCTCGATCCGTATGCGACGGGCGTCGACGGGGTGTACATCTGCTCGCAGTCGGCGCCTCCGGGGGCCGGCATCCACGGCCTCTGCGGTTACCACGCGGCCACGACGGCACTGCGGCGAGCGGGAATCGTCGCGGGCTGA